A region of the Ranitomeya variabilis isolate aRanVar5 chromosome 5, aRanVar5.hap1, whole genome shotgun sequence genome:
gaaatatgggagcagaacggagcttactacagcagtatgggagcagaaccgagcttactacagagatatgggagcagaacggagctttctacagagatatgggagcagagcagagcttactgcagagatatgggagcagagcagagcttactacagagatatgggagcagagtggagcttactgcagagatatgggagcagaactgagcttactacagagataatggagcagaaccgagcttactgcagagatatgggagcagaacggagctttctacagagatatgggagcagagcagagcttactgcagagatatgggagcagagcagagcttactacagagatatgggagcagagtggagcttactgcagagatatgggagcagaactgagcttactacagagataatggagcagaaccgagcttactgcagagatatgggagcagaacggagcttactacagagatatgggagcagaactgagcttactacagaaataagggagcagaaccgagtttaataagtctactacatggaaccaagcctgctacatagaaactggagcagaaccgagattatggcatacatacggtaccataatctagattactacattgatacagttctagaaccaagcttactgcttagatatggtgccataacggagcttacttacaaacatacatacaataatacggctacacagtgcctagtactatcaccactacacagagaatacataatattataatatcaccattacctctatatgaaactacattctatacaaagaccaatgacaccaccatacactctttactatgactgaatcacatttagctgctactaaataaaaaaaaaaaggtacctaaaaagagcaatattacaacctaacagtaaccgtatattggtagataccagttccgcagaacaagtgattacagtacagttatatacagtAACTTACACACGACGTTCTTTCTGATTCAGATCGttcacttttctatctggcccagaccgacatgacaacttctccagccaggactcatctgcacagattacaacaaaggcacatttgacttctcacatttctaccgccgtccccatctattcccaacctacaaaaactccccactctgtgtgcacctgcagtgtggaccactgaccccaatatttaatcaattgtgtcattgctaggattactcccaccccccaaaattaaaatatctcacagaaagtagtaatgcccctactgtgcaacgacatgtatgggcctttgaaggatataaatatataaatacaattgtaaatgcattaattaaaaaaaaacccacaatactaagtgctattaacatgaactctgtatttactgtcagtgtacatgtaacacagtgatcactggtgacattatacacaggagctctgtaaaaagtgccagtgtacaggtaatacagtgatcaccactgccagtgacattatatacaggagctctgtatacagtgtatggtgtcagtgcacaggtaatacactgactcaccagtgacgtctctagctgaagtccttcatctttgcttttctcattcatgcagcacagaccgccatcgcttcttccagccaggactcgcctctgcataaaaaaaacacagttatctagagcacattccccactttttccctttcttctacactacacatctgaatacagaggtccacccacaatcaatatataattggttattatgcaacctcatagattgcaagcttacgagtcccccatcatgtgcagtcccccttacctcccacttcatgtgcagcctcctttaacccccaaaattccatcatgtgcagcctcctttaatccccccaaattccaccatgtgcatcctcctttaacccccaaaattccatcatgtgcagcctcctttaaccccccaaattccgtcatgtgcagcctcctttaaccccccaaattccaacatgtgcagcctccttgaaccccccaaattccatcatgtgcagcctcctttaccccccaaattccatcatgtgcagcctcctttaacccccaaattccataatgtgcagcctcctttaacccccccaaattccatcatgtgcagcctcctttatccccccaaattccatcatgtgcagcctcctttaactccccgaattccatcatgtgcagcctcctttaacccccccaaattccatcatgtgaagcctcctttaaccccccaaattccgtcatgtgaagcctcctttaaccccccaaaattccgtcatgtgcagcctcctttaacccccccaagttccatcatgtgctgcctcctttaatccccccaaactccatcatgtgcagcctcctttatccccccaaattccatcatgtgcagccttctttaaccccccaaattccgtcatgtacagcctcctttaaccccccaaattccatcatgtgcagccttctttaaccccccaaattccgtcatgtacagcctcctttaaccccccaaattccatcatgtgcagcctccttaacccccccaaattccatcatgtgcagcctcctttaaccccccaaattccgtcatgtacagcctcctttaaccccccaaattccatcatgtgcagcctccttaacccccccaaattccatcatgtgcagcctccttaacccccccaaattccatcatgtgcagcctcctttaatccccccaaattccaccatgtgcatcctcctttaacccccaaaattccatcatgtgcagcctcctttaatccccccaaattccaccatgtgcatcctcctttaacccccaaaattccatcatgtgcagcctcctttaaccccccaaattccgtcatgtgcagcctcctttaaccccccaaattccaacatgtgcagcctccttgaaccccccaaattccatcatgtgcagcctcctttaccccccaaattccatcatgtgcagcctcctttaacccccaaattccatcatgtgcagcctcctttaacccccccaaattccatcatgtgcagcctcctttatccccccaaattccatcatgtgcagcctcctttaactccccaaattccatcatgtacagcctcctttaacccccccaaattccatcatgtgcagcctcctttaaccccccaaattccgtcaggtgcagcctcctttaaccccccaaattccatcatgtgcagcctcctttatcccccaaattccatcatgtgcagcctcctttaaccccccaaattccgtcatgtgcagcctcctttaaccccccaaattccgtcatgtacagcctcctttaaccccccaaattccatcatgtgcagcctcctttaatccccccaaattccaccatgtgcatcctcctttaacccccaaaattccatcatgtgcagcctcctttcacccctccccacttcttcatttgcagttacccaccatttaatttacaaaaaaaaaaaaaaaaaaaagtttttttatacttacatcaccactcgctcccttgcagcgcctctctgctagcgtcctggccgggacatgtcggcacgtgcgcgatgacgtcatcgcgcacgcccgacacctgacccggaacgcatagagagatatcatggagggagcaggagctgtgcagccgtcaagctgacagccgcgcacaaagctcccggacccggcgcggacgtgtgcgccgactgtgactgctgccggccgcttcacagtgcagcgcacacggccgcgcacaatttgatgcagctttgcacacaatttgcagctttacagccaccaccaggcggccggccctgatcagctgcagggggagcggcccggggggcatttgcatctttgcaacccggcccagtccgcccctgcccaGAAGTCATActttcagtacctgcagttgagacacgccctaaactgtcaaaatgaggtgtcgcgcgtgaatctgcagtcagatagcttgttgaatcttattgggcctcggaggagtacgagggggttcggtaccttgatgtacaggggtctgatggagacctttttattgaagcatccattaaggattaaggagaaatgggtggcggatgtgggccccttgtcggagtcccagtgggagtccatacttcaatatatccccagggcttccctgagtgaggctaagagggtgtcacagttatacctggtgtatagggtgtgcaggaccccggcatggatgaggaaggcaggactgagaggtgactcagaatgtcccaggtgtggtgaggaaggcgctgatctgctacatatgatgtggtcgtgtgctcgcctACAACCCTTGATCCgggaggtgacaggagtagatgtggtgcgtaacACGCTGACTCGCCTtctgggctgtatggatgatattgctacggatgaatgtggaaggctgactatcgcaagattgcTGTATGCTGCGAGGaagcttatcgcaatgcactggttggatgaaaaaccgccagggaaaaaggaatttatcaacaagataattgtccttatggaaagaaatatatacagtaaaagaggtcagaatacaaaaatttgaaaatgtgtggggtggatggatggattacccaggcgtggcgtctgctgagttactgcaaagtagaatgggtgttgtgtagttgattctggggggactcctacatgtacaggcgtgtttttggaaagcttgttatcttttctcagGAGGTGATGCCGTCAGATTggtattggataatgggcaagagattggggggagggagaagggggttggttaggtggtaagggtgttgttaagtaaaatgaaaatatattatcaggtcatgtatctaatgtacggtatttgtctggaaattgtatcggactctgttaatggcgtgtcatatgctttaataaaaaatacatgatttaaaaaaaaaagatgctgagGTTCTACAATGTGTGGTCAGGCTAAAGGCCCCCAGACACTTAGATGAAGGTGGGTTGACAGACATCATCCCAATATCACATTGCTCGTCTGTTGACACAACCGTTTTTTATAATTTTCAGTAAATAAATCCACCTTTCTTGATCGTCCTCTTCATTTGCCCATCGATCGAACAATTGTCAGCTTGGCTTTGGCAGCCAATGATCGTCCATTTCAGCCGATCTTTCCTTAATGTGTACAGGGACCTTGGATTTTACAAGTCTTTGAAATAGAAATGTAGCTGCACCCTTAATGTTTTGTTCTCTGCACACCAGAATAATTTGGCTATGACAGGAATGTGAGGCATCCTAGGACAGTTTTCAATGGTCATCGCCTTTGTTAGGCAGCTTAAAATGGGAGGATTTTTTCCCCTTAGGAAGTATCACAATATCAGACTTCATTAGCGAACGTTGAGACTTCGATTCCTTGTAATCCCGATGTTTTTCTCTCCCATCCATCCCAGGACAAGTCCATTCTCCATGGCTTTGTAGGCACTGCCATCTGTCTCTCACATTAATTCTCTTTTCTGCTTCCTTCAGGACTTTTCCAGAAAGCCATCGCACAAAGTGGGACTGCAATCTCCAGCTGGTCTGTGAACTACGAGCCTCTGAAGTACACCCGTCTATTAGCTGCCAAAGTGGGCTGTGATTATACAGATAATGCCGAGATGGTGAGCTGCCTCCGAAGAAAGCCTCATCGAGACCTGGTGGACCAGGACATCCAGCCGGCCAGATACCATATCGCTTTCGGACCTGTCGTGGATGGCGATGTGGTCCCTGATGACCCAGAGATCCTAATGGAACAGGGCGAGTTCTTGAACTACGACATCTTGATGGGGGTGAACCAGGGTGAGGGTCTGAAGTTTGTTGAAGACACTCTGGAAAGTGAGGACGGCATTTCTGCCAGCTACTTTGATTTTACCGTGTCTAATTTTGTGGACAATCTCTATGGGTACCCAGAAGGAAAAGATGTTCTACGTGAGACCATCAAGTTCATGTACACAGACTGGGCAGACCGTGACAATGGTGACATGAGAAGAAAGACCCTGCTAGCTTTGTTTACAGACCACCAATGGGTGGCACCTGCTGTGGCAACAGCTCGATTCCATGCAGAATACGAGTCACCCGTTTACTTCTATGCCTTCTACCACCGATGCCAGGCTGAAGGAAGACCTGAATGGGGAGAGGCGGCCCATGGAGATGAAGTGCCCTATGTGTTTGGTGTTCCCATGGTTGGAGCTACAGACCTCTTTCCATGCAATTTCTCAAAAAATGATGTGATGCTAAGTGCTGTGGTGATGACCTACTGGACCAACTTTGCCAAAACTGGGTGAGATTTCTGGTTCTTGTTCCACCATTTATTTATCTGTTACTTAGAGGTCTTTTAGTAGGACATTTCTGCCAACCACCTCTTCACCTAATCATCTATACCATCACATCAGTGGAATCTAGCCTACCTACTTTGTAATACCACCATGGCATTAAGGACTAAGCCAATGTTGGTATACAGATCATCAGTGGTAAAGTTCTCCACCTTCTGGAGCTTTTCCATAGCAGTGTAAAGCCCATCTGAATAGTCAGCTATAGTGATGGCGCTTTGGCCCTTGATGATCCCATCAGATATTAGACCAATACTGGGGTACGTCTGGATATAGATAACTCACTCGCCAGCATACAATCGCCATATGTTCTCACCTTTATTACGCTATTGCCAGTGTCATCCTTTTTTATTGTCTGCATTTTCCTTTTAGGGATCCCAACCAACCCGTTCCCCAAGACACCAAGTTTATTCACACCAAGCCCAACCGGTTTGAAGAGATGGTGTGGACAAAGTTTAACCCGAAGGAGAAGCAGTATCTACATATTGGCCTGAAGCCTCGTGTCAAGGACAACTACCGTGCCAACAAGGTTGCCTTCTGGTTGGAATTAGTCCCTCACCTTCACAATCTCAATACGGTACAGCACCCCTCTACCACCACCAGATTACCCCCGTACAGCACCCGCTGGACACCCGGTTCCAGGACAAACAGTGGAAGTACAACGCGCCGCCCACACTCCACGCTTCCTCCTGACGGGGATGATGATGAGATGGTGGAACGGCCTCGATATTCTCCCTTCCCTGGCGACTCCCGTGACTACTCCACGGAGCTCAGTGTGACGGTAGCTGTGGGGGCTTCACTTCTGTTTCTCAACATCTTAGCTTTTGCTGCTCTTTACTACAAAAGAGATAGACGTCATGAACTGCGACAGCGGAGACACAGCCCTGGGCGTGGAGGTGCCCCCGGCAATGACCTGGCACACCATGGACCAGAGGAAGAGCTTATGTCCCTTCAGATCAAAAGAGCTGGTGGAGCTCCAGATCTGGAACCACTGAGGCCACATGATATACTGCGGCCAGCGTGTCCTCCTGACTACACGCTTGCACTGAGAAGAGCCCCTGAGGACGCTCCACTCCCGCCGCCACCTCCACCTCCATCCTCCGTTATGGCTCCAAGCACCATTTCGGGGCTACCCTCATTACACCCTTTCAATACATTCCCCACCACTGCCCACAACAATACTCTTCCTCACCCGCATTCGACCACAAGGGTATAGTGGTGCTAGGCGTCTCCTCCACTCACACGCTGCCCCCGTCTCCCCTTCTTCTTATGAACAGCTACGCTGGCTTTCTGGGCCTACCAAGCCTGAGCTGGATTTTGCCTTATGGCAGGGGATGGGGTAGATACAATGACTTGTTGTTTATAATGAGGGAGCAAGAGACGAACTACCCTCGCTCCCCCTGCCCCCCTTTGCCCACCTCAGGCTATAGAAACTGCTCCCAGTGATCAAACAACTGGAATCTCTGCCAACGTCATGGGGGAAACAGGGTCAAACAAAGGGGCAGATATTTAATGGGATTGTAGGGGAGGATACAAGTGTTTTGATCTAATAAATTATACCCCCTGCTTCTCTTTTTAGAAAGGGATGGGGGTCCGGCTATGGGAGGTCCGGCGGTCTAGGTGATTAGGCCCGCACCCTCCAAT
Encoded here:
- the NLGN2 gene encoding neuroligin-2 isoform X1; protein product: MAPDLRAPLMLWLLAAYPAEGQKVDEKYPVVNTNYGKLRGVKKDLNNEILGPVVQYLGIPYATPPIGERRFQPPEAPASWTEIRNATSFAPVCPQNLHGMLPGIMLPLWFTENMDVVAGYVQNQSEDCLYLNVYVPLEDGPLSKSREDSRKSQHTADEDIRDSGKKPVMMFIHGGSYMEGTGNMFDGSVLAAYGNVIVVTMNYRLGVLGFLSTGDPAAKGNYGLLDQIQALRWLEENIGHFGGDPERITIFGSGAGASCVSLLILSHHSEGLFQKAIAQSGTAISSWSVNYEPLKYTRLLAAKVGCDYTDNAEMVSCLRRKPHRDLVDQDIQPARYHIAFGPVVDGDVVPDDPEILMEQGEFLNYDILMGVNQGEGLKFVEDTLESEDGISASYFDFTVSNFVDNLYGYPEGKDVLRETIKFMYTDWADRDNGDMRRKTLLALFTDHQWVAPAVATARFHAEYESPVYFYAFYHRCQAEGRPEWGEAAHGDEVPYVFGVPMVGATDLFPCNFSKNDVMLSAVVMTYWTNFAKTGDPNQPVPQDTKFIHTKPNRFEEMVWTKFNPKEKQYLHIGLKPRVKDNYRANKVAFWLELVPHLHNLNTVQHPSTTTRLPPYSTRWTPGSRTNSGSTTRRPHSTLPPDGDDDEMVERPRYSPFPGDSRDYSTELSVTVAVGASLLFLNILAFAALYYKRDRRHELRQRRHSPGRGGAPGNDLAHHGPEEELMSLQIKRAGGAPDLEPLRPHDILRPACPPDYTLALRRAPEDAPLPPPPPPPSSVMAPSTISGLPSLHPFNTFPTTAHNNTLPHPHSTTRV
- the NLGN2 gene encoding neuroligin-2 isoform X2, encoding MAPDLRAPLMLWLLAAYPAEGQKVDEKYPVVNTNYGKLRGVKKDLNNEILGPVVQYLGIPYATPPIGERRFQPPEAPASWTEIRNATSFAPVCPQNLHGMLPGIMLPLWFTENMDVVAGYVQNQSEDCLYLNVYVPLEDDIRDSGKKPVMMFIHGGSYMEGTGNMFDGSVLAAYGNVIVVTMNYRLGVLGFLSTGDPAAKGNYGLLDQIQALRWLEENIGHFGGDPERITIFGSGAGASCVSLLILSHHSEGLFQKAIAQSGTAISSWSVNYEPLKYTRLLAAKVGCDYTDNAEMVSCLRRKPHRDLVDQDIQPARYHIAFGPVVDGDVVPDDPEILMEQGEFLNYDILMGVNQGEGLKFVEDTLESEDGISASYFDFTVSNFVDNLYGYPEGKDVLRETIKFMYTDWADRDNGDMRRKTLLALFTDHQWVAPAVATARFHAEYESPVYFYAFYHRCQAEGRPEWGEAAHGDEVPYVFGVPMVGATDLFPCNFSKNDVMLSAVVMTYWTNFAKTGDPNQPVPQDTKFIHTKPNRFEEMVWTKFNPKEKQYLHIGLKPRVKDNYRANKVAFWLELVPHLHNLNTVQHPSTTTRLPPYSTRWTPGSRTNSGSTTRRPHSTLPPDGDDDEMVERPRYSPFPGDSRDYSTELSVTVAVGASLLFLNILAFAALYYKRDRRHELRQRRHSPGRGGAPGNDLAHHGPEEELMSLQIKRAGGAPDLEPLRPHDILRPACPPDYTLALRRAPEDAPLPPPPPPPSSVMAPSTISGLPSLHPFNTFPTTAHNNTLPHPHSTTRV